In the genome of Acidovorax sp. 69, the window GCCTATATGGCCAACTTTGACCCGAGCTTTTTGGCGCTGTACGGCACAACCGAACAAATGGCTGCCGTTGCCAAAGACTTCAAGATCTACTTCAAGAAGGTCGATGGCAAGACGCCCACCAGCTACACCATGGACCATTCGGCCGGCAGCTACGTGTACGACCCGGCGGGGCGCCTGCGGGTCTACAACCGTTACGGCAGCGGGGCACAGGCCCTGGCGGCCGACGTGAAGGCCCTGTTGGCCGAGGCGGGCTGAGCGCAGTTTTCCTCAGAAGGCAGCGGGGAGCCTGCTTCCCCGCCTTGAGCGACGGGCATCGTGCACGGTGTATGTCGCGGATCCGCCTCACCGAGTGCCTCAAGAATGCGATGCGCATCACATTCACGCCAAGTTTTCGGTGCTTGCAGGGGCTTCCTTGATGCCGATCCTGGCCTGATTCTCTAGAGTGGTCCAAGCTGCTATCTGCTCGCACTTGCTGGCAGGTGGCGCGCTCCATGGGCTTGTCGCACGCGAAATTTGCCGGTTTTTCCGTCAGCTGCGATTTGGCCATGGAGCTCCCTGTGCGCGAGGCGCTGCTCCTCACAGCAACCGCGCCTCGATCACGGCCACTCTGTGAAGGAATCAGCCATCCATGCGTTCGAATGTGCACGTCACCCAGCGCGACTATCCGCTGGCAGAAGGGGACACCCTGCTGTCCACGACCGACCTCAAGGGGCGCATCGTGTATGCCAACGATGCCTTCATCAAAGTCAGCGGCTTCGGGCGCGAAGAACTGTATGGAAAGGCGCACAACGTCGTACGCCATCCCGATATGCCCTCTGCGGCGTTCGAGGACATGTGGGCCACGATACGCGGGGGTCTGCCCTGGTCTTCGCTGGTCAAGAACCGGCGCAAGGATGGCGACCACTACTGGGTGCGTGCCAATGCCAGCCCGATCCGCCATGGCGGGGCCGTGGTCGGTTTTCTCTCGGTGCGTACGAAGGCGTCCGAGGATGAAATACGGGCCCACGAGACGCTCTATCAGCGCATCAATACCGGGGCCCGGCATCTCAAGGTGTATCGCGGTTTTGTGGTGCGTGTGCAAGGTGCGGCCGCGTGGTGGGCACGCCTGCGGTTTGTATCCGTGGGCGTGCGTTTGCAAGGCGCCATGGGCGCGTTGCTGGTGGGTGGTGCGGCAGCCATGGTGACGGCGGCGGGTGTGCAAACATCCGTGGCGGGGTGGTGGCTGGCGGGCCTTGTCGCCTGGTGCGTGGCGGGGGGCGCCTTGGCCTGGTGGATACATGTCGGGGTGGTGCGGCCTCTGCAGGAGGTGTTGGCCCAGGCGCGTGCCGTGGCGAGCGGGCAGAAGGCCGAGGCCCTGATGCTGCAGCGGGGCGACGAGATCGGCAGTCTCATGCGCAGTGTGCAGCAGGCCGGGCTGAACATGCTGTCCCTGGTGAGTGACATCCAGGGCAAGGCCACGCAGGTGAGCCACTGTGCCACCGAGTTGCAGGAGGGCAATACACATCTGTCGGAGCGCACTGAAGAGGCTGCCAGCAGCCTGGAGCAGGCCGCTGCCGCCCTGGACGAACTCACCGCCGCCATCCGCGCCAACAGCGACAAGGCTGCCCTCGCTGCTCAGCGCGCCAGCCTGGGGGCACAGGCCGCCACGTTGGGAGCGGGCACGGTTCAAAAGGTGCATCACACCATGCAGGGCATCGCCAGCGCGAGCCAGCGCGTCGCAGAAATCAGCGCGTTGATCGATGGCATTGCCTTCCAGACCAACCTGCTGGCGCTCAATGCTGCGGTGGAGGCTGCGCGTGCCGGTGAGCATGGAAAAGGTTTTGCTGTGGTGGCTACCGAGGTGCGCGCTCTCTCACACAAAAGCGCATTGGCCGCACGCGATATCAAGACCCTGATCGATGCCTCGCTGGCCGAGGTGCGCAGCGGTACGGAGGCAGCGGTCGCAGCGGCGCGCACCATGGACAACGCCGTGGAATCCGTGCATGGGCTCACTGCGCTGGTGCAGGACATCCAGCACGCCAGCCGCGAGCAGGCGTTGGGCGTCGAGCAGATCAACGGCGCTGTGGCCCAGCTGGAGCAGATGACGCAGCAGAACGCCACGCTGGTGCGCCGCAGCGCCGAACTGAGTGGTTCTCTGGCTTCGCAGGCGCGGCATCTGGATGAGGCTGCGTCTGTGTTCCAGCCAAAGGGACTGGTGCCATGAGGGCTGCCGGCTTGGGCCCGCTTCCCGCGCAGGCATCTTCTTTCGCCCACAGGCCCCAGGAGGAAGGTGACGATGGCTCGCTCATCCTGGCCGCCATGAATGCGGCCCCCGATGGCATCCTGCTGGTAGACCGCACCGGGCGCATCGTGATGGCCAATGCCGCGATGGAGACCATCTCCGGCTACCCGGCGGATGAGCTGTGCGGAAACTCGGTCAGTCTATTTTTGCCTCCTGCCTTGCGCGATGCGCATGCCAGGCACTTGGAGAGCTATTTTCAGGCCCCTTCGCGCAGGCCGATGGGGATGGGGCGTGACCTCTGGATCATGCGCAAGGACGGCAGGTCCTTGCCCGTAGACATCGCCCTGGGCCACACAGATGCCCATGGCGGCACGGCGGTGGCCTTTGTGCGCGATATCTCTGAGGTGCGGCGGCTGGAGGCGCGCATGCATTTTCAGGCCACCCACGACACGCTGACGGGCCTGATCAATCGCTGGCAGTTTGGACAGCGGCTCGAACAGACTATTGCCGAGTCGGCCCGCTCGGGCCAGTCTTTTGCATTGCTGTTGCTGGACCTGGACGACTTCAAGGCGGTCAACGATGGCTATGGCCATGCTGCGGGTGACCAGGTGCTACTGGAGGTCGCGCGCAGACTCAAGAGCGTGCTGCGTGCGGGCGACGCGCTGGCCCGGTTGGGCGGTGACGAGTTCACCGTGCTGTTGCCGCAGATCACCCATGCGCAGGACGCCGAGCATGCGGCGGCCAAGCTGCTCGACGTGTTGTGTCAGCCCTATCAGATGCACGGCTTCGAGCTGGACTTTGGCGCCAGTCTGGGAATTGCGTTGTACCCCACCGATGCGCAGGACGCGGCTACGCTGCTCCGCTACGCCGACATGGCCATGTACCACGCCAAGGAGTCGGGCCGTGCGCATTACGCCTTCTACGCGCCGCCGCTGGGCATTCGCATGGCAGAGAAGTTGCAACTGCATGAGCGCCTGAAAATTGCGCTGGCCTATGGCGGTCTGGCCCTGCATTACCAGCCGCAGGTCGATGTGGTCACCGGCCGCATACAGGGGGTTGAGGCGCTGCTGCGCTGGACCGATCCACAGCTCGGGGAAATCCCTCCGGACCGATTCATCCCCGTGGCAGAGGCCACGGGCCTGATCCTGGCGTTGGGCGCATGGGTGCTTGACACCGCGTGCCAGCAGATTGCAGCGTGGTCAGGGGCTGGTTTGCCGCTGCGGGTGGCGGTCAACCTGTCGGCACAGCAATTGCGCCAGACCGATCTGGTCGAACAGATCGAGCGCAGCCTGTCCCTCTACGGGGCAAGGCCTGACTTGCTGGAGATCGAAGTGACCGAGTCGGAGGCTATGGCCGACCCCGAACAGGCCCGTCGCGTACTGTGCCGCCTGCAGGCGCTGGGCGTCTGTATTGCCCTGGACGACTTCGGCACCGGCCACTCTTCGTTGGCCTATCTGAAGCAGTTGCCCGTATCCCGTATCAAGATCGACCGCGAGTTTGTGCGTCCCTTGCTGCACACCAGTGCGGACGCCACACTCGTGCAGGCGATCATCGTGTTGGCACAGACGCTGGGCCTGCATGTGGTGGCGGAGGGGGTGGAATCCTCTGAGCAATTACAACTGCTGGTGGATTTTGGCTGCAATGCCTACCAGGGGTGGCTGTACTCCCGCGCGGTGCCTCCGGCGCACGTGGCGCAATTGCTGCAGATCGATGTCGAGTCTGCTCCGATGGTTGCCGCACCCGTCTGAAAGCCGGTTGTATCAGGGGGCTCCAGCAGGGGTTGTCACGCGTTGGTGTGGCTGGCACTGGGCGTTTTTTGCCCCCCTGCCAGACCGAGCAAGACCTCCCGCTGGATCTCGCAGTGCCAGCGGTCATGGCGGATGAGGCCTTGGCGGAGCGTCAGCTGCCGAAGGGCGCGCGCAATCGTCTCGCGCGTGGTCGACAGCAGATCGGCCAGTACCACATGGCTGGGCAGCCGTACCAGGGTGCTGCGCTGTATGCGGGCCAGTTGCAGCAAGGTGGCGGCCAATTGGCCTGCCACGCCCCGGATGCGGACAATGCGGGCCCATTCGGCGAGCCAGGCGTTGGTTTGTGCGTAGCTTTGCGCCAGGCTCCGCACGAAGGTCTCGTCCAGCAGGCCTTGTCGGCTGGCAGAGGCGATGGCCACCTCGCACACCCGCCCGGCCGTCAAGGCACGGCAGGACACCGCAGCAGGTTGCTCAAGCACCCCCGTGGTGCCCAGTGGCTGGCCGGAGCCAAACAGCCCGATGGGCCGTTCCACCCGGTCTTCGCCGCTGCACATCAGCATGACTGTGCCCGTTTTGACGATTCTGAAGGTGGGCTGCAATTCGCCTTGCCGCAAAAGCAGTTCGCCCTTGGACATGGGACGTTCAACCACCAGCGGGGCCCAATCGGCGCGGCGTTGGTCATTTTGACGCCCCAGCAGGCAGTGTTGCTGCCCCACACACAGTGCACACCCGCCACTGCGGGCGAGAGATTCAGATTTCATGGTGCGGTGGCAATGGGCATTCACCCCGAGGGCGGAGGACAAAAACAGGACGCCCAGAAAGGAAAACCCGGGCAAGAAGGTGAACCTTACCCGGGTTTATGTCGCATTGCAACAAAATGTATACCGCAGACGCCTGCGCTGGTTTACTCCGCTTTGATACCGCGCATGGCAATCACCCCGCCCAGCAGGTTGGTGTCGGCTTTGATGCGATTGGCCAATCCCTCTGGCGACGAGCCCACCGTCTGCCAGCCTTGCTGGAACAGCTTGCTGCGCACTTCTTCGCTGCGGGCAATCTCGCTGATCACGGCTGCCAGTTTGGCCTGAATGGGTTTGGGCATGGTCGATGGTGCCGCAAAAGCGTTCCAGATTTCCAGGCTGAAACCCTGGATGCCCGCTTCAGAGAGGCTGGGCACTTCTGGCGCCAGCGGGCTGCGCCCGGCAGATGTCACGCCAATCGCACGCAGCTTGCCCGCGCGCACCTGGGCCTGCGCCAGGGCTGGGGGCAGCAGCGCCATCTGCAGCTGCCCACCGAGCATGGCGTTGGCTACCTGGGGGTAGCCGGGGTAGGGCACATGCACCGGATTGATGTTGCTGCGCGACTTGAGCAATTCCGTGCCGATATGGCCTACGGTGCCCACGCCCGGTGTGCCGTAGCTCCACTTGTCGCCTCCATTGCGTGCCGCCACAAAGAAGTCGCGGGCACTGGCACCAGCGGGAACGCCGGCCTGACTGACGGGGGCGGTCAGGATCAGCGGCGAGGTGCCGATAAGGCTGAGCGGGGCCAGGTCCTTGAGGGGGTCATACGGAACGGCAGGATTCAGCAGCCTGGCGATGGTCATGTTGCCGTTGATCATCAGCCCGATGGTGTGGTCATCGCGTGACTTGGCCACTGCATCGGCGCCGATGTTGCCGCCTGCACCCACCTTGTTGTCCACGATCACGGGCTGGCCGAGGGCTTTGGACAGGGGCTCCGAAAACGTGCGGGCCGTGAGGTCGGGCGATGAACCCGCTGGAAAACCCACGATGATTTTCAAAGGCTTGGTGGGCCATGCCAAGGGGGCTGCCGCCGCGACCGCCTTGGCGGTGTTCTGGGCCACGGCCCAGGGAGATGCGGCTGCCAGGGCAATCAGCAGCGAGGCTCGGCGAGAAACGACAGGGCGTGACAACAACATGGGGCGGGGTCTCCTCAAGAATATTCAGGGGCCAAAACGACACGGGGCCCCAGAATTGGGGCCCCGCGAGGCAATTTCTGCAGGAGGGCATATTAACGCCCCCCATTGCAGGCTCAGGCGTATTCGGCCAGAGCTTTCTTCATCTTCTTCATGGCGGCGACCTCGATCTGGCGGATGCGCTCGGCGCTCACGCCGTAGACCGCTGCCAGCTCGTGCAGCGTCATGCCGCCGGAGCCATCGTCATTCACCTTGAGCCAGCGTTCCTCCACGATGCGGCGGCTACGATCGTCCAGACTGGCCAGGGCGGTGGCAATGCCATCGGTGGCCAGGGCATCACGCTGGCGCGACTCAATCATCGCGGTGGGCTCGTGCGAGGCATCGGCCAGGTACGCGATGGGGCCAAAAGCCTGCTCGCCATCGTCTGACGGAGCGGGGTCCAGCAGCACGTCGCCACCCGACATGCGGGTTTCCATCTCGATGACTTCTTCGCGCTTGACGTTCAGCTGAGCGGCCACGGAGTCGATTTCGTGGTCGGACAGGGTGTCGCGATGTGTGGCGGCGTCCGCAGCTGCGGCATCGGCCTTGAAGCCTTGCTTCATCGAGCGCAGGTTGAAAAACAGCTTGCGCTGGGCCTTGGTGGTAGCCACCTTGACCATGCGCCAATTTTTAAGGATGTATTCGTGTATCTCGGCCTTGATCCAGTGCATGGCATAGCTCACCAGGCGCACGCCCTGATCGGGGTCAAAGCGCTTGACGGCTTTCATCAGGCCCACGTTGCCTTCCTGGATCAGATCGCCGTGCGGCAGACCGTAGCCCAAATATTGGCGCGCGATCGAAACCACGAGGCGCAGGTGCGACATCACCAGCCGGCCTGCGGCATCCACATCGTTGTGGTCCCTGAGCTGGCGTGCATAGGTCTGCTCTTCGTCGTGCGTGAGCAGGGGCAGGCGGTTGACGGCCGAAATATAGGCGTCCAGGTTGCCAAGGGCAGGCACCAGCGCCCAGGGGTTGGTGGGAGCCAGGGTCATCGTCGCGGTTCCAGATTGAATGTTCATTCCGGGAATCCTTTCCTCTAAGCCAAGATATTAGCACTCTCTCTGATTGAGTGCTAAGCCCGGAGTTCCCGCCGGGTTGCTCGGAATGGCCATTCCATGGATTCTTGGCGAAATGCCCATTCGCCGCATATTTGATAATGCGTTGAAGCTATAAAAATATGAGCAATATCTGGATCCCAGATGGCCTCACAAGGTTTTTCCCCAAAATCTGTGCCGCCCGAGTCCCCCCCTCCCTTCGTCCTAAACGCTCAGGTCGATTTGCTGCACCGTGCCCGCGCCGCCGTTCTCACGCAAGTAAGCGCTGGTGGACCGCACCACACCCAGGCTGCCGTTGTCTGCCGTGCGCAGCGCAAACGGGGTGGCCACTGACGTTGTGTGGATGGCGCCCACGCCGAGTTCCGCCAGGGTTTGCAGGCGGCCGGTGCCGTCGGCGCTGGGGGTCCACACGCGCAGTTGCTGGTAAACGGGGTCGGCTTCGTCGATCCAGCCGTTGTGGTCGCTGTCATGTTGGGCCAGTTCGGCAAAGCCGTTGCCGGTGCCAGGGCCAAACAGTTCCAGGCCGTTGTCGATGCGTGCGTTCTGGTTGGTGTCCAGTGCCAGGTAGCCCCGGTTGCCCGAAAGCAGGGGCACGTCTTCGGTCTGGCCATCGCCGTTCAGGTCAAAGGCAAAACGCTGGTTTTGTAGCTGGGCGGCAGTGCCGTCGAAGTTGATCACCAGCGGGTCCACCGCTACGGCGTCGCCCAGGCGCAGGCTGATGGATGACTCCTGGCGGTAGCTGCGCTGCATGTCGAGCTGCAGGGTGAAGCGGATCTCCTGCCCGTCGGCCGTGCGCACCAATCCCTCTACGGCAAACTGGGTGCGTTCGGTTTCTTCGATCACTTCGCGCTGTTCATAGACCAGGCCAAAACCGGCCCGCTGGCGCGCGGGCGCCGAGGATGGCGCCTGGGCTGGGCCTGGGGGTTGTGCAGAGGGCGTGGGTGCGGCAGAGGCCTCTGCCCCCGCATACACGCGCACCTGCACGCCCGTCATGAGCGCGATGAGGTCGCGGATCATGGCCCATTGAGGCGTCAGTCCTTCATCGGGGTCGCGCGGCTCGGAGGGCGCCTCGGCCGCTGCTGTAGCCAGCCGGGCAGCGCGGGATATCTGGACGGACGGGGCCGCTCGGCCCGCCGCACCATCTGGGCGGCGGTCTCCCACCCAGGCTTCGAGGCGGCTGCTTTGCGTGTGCATGCGCGTAGCGACATGCTGGGCCTGCATCTGCAGGGTGGACGATTCGATCTTCATGGGATACCTCCACGGCTTCCACAGGGAGATATCGGCGTGTGGGTGGCAGAACTTGAGCCCAGTGGGTGGGCGGGTGGGTGGCTCCGGGCACCGAACCCAGGTACTTGCTATGCGCCTTGCCGAACCTGGTGCTCAAAATCCTTCAGCGCCAGGGGGCGGCCAAACAGATAGCCTTGAAAGGCCTTGCAGCCATGCGCCAATAAAAACTGGTGGTGGGCGGCCGTCTCCACCCCTTCGGCGATCACATCCAGGCCGAGGCTCCCGGCCAAGGCAATGATCGAACGCGCAATGGCTGCGTCGCTCGGGTCCAGCAGCACGTCACGCACAAAACCCTGGTCGATCTTGATCTGGTCCAGCGGCAGGCGCTTGAGGTAGCTGAGCGACGAATAGCCGGTGCCGAAGTCGTCCAGCGAAAAACCCAGGCCGTGGGCCTTGAGGGCACGCATGGTGGCGATCACGTTGTCCACGTTGTCGAGCAGCAGGCTCTCGGTCAGCTCCAGCTTGATCTGTGCCGGTGCGGCCCCCGTGTTCTGCAGCAGCGCCAGCACCTGCGTCACAAAGTCCTCTTGCAGGAACTGGCGCGCACTCACGTTGATGGCCAGGCTGAGGTGGGCAAACTGCGGGTCTTGCCGCCATAGCGCTTGCTGGCGCAGCGCGGTTTCCATCACCCAGTGGCCCAGGGGCAGGATCAGGCCGGACTCTTCGGCCAGCGGGATGAACTCTGCGGGCGAAACCATGCCCTGCACGGGGTGTTGCCAGCGCACCAGTGCCTCGGCGCCGAGGATTCGGCCCAGGCTGTCCACCTGGGGCTGGTACAGCAGCAAAAATTGTGATTGCCGCAGGCCGTTGTGCAGTTCGGTCTCCAGCAGCGCGCGGCGGTTCACGGCCTGCTGCATGTCGGGGTCAAAAAAGCGCAGCGTGTTGCGACCCGCATCTTTGGCTCGGTACATGGCCATGTCGGCTTGTTTGAGCACCTCGTCCACCGAGTCACGGTGATGGCTCAGCAAGGTGGCGCCGATGCTGGCCGAGAAGTGATGCTCGTGCCCGGCCAGCTCGTAGGGCTGGCGGAGCTGGGTCAGGATCAATTCGCCCAGGGTGCGGGTCTGCGCGGCGGCCTCGGGTGCGTCGCTGCTCAGGTTCTGCAACACCACGACGAACTCGTCGCCGCCCAGGCGGGCCACGGTGTCCTGCTCGCGCACACAGCCGCGCAGGCGCTGGGCCACGTCCTTGAGCAGCAGATCGCCCACCTCGTGGCCTCGGGTGTCGTTCAGGGTCTTGAAGTTGTCCAGGTCCACAAACAGCACGGCCGTGGTCAGGCCAGATCGCGCACCGTTGACCAGCACCTGCTGTAGCCGGTCTACCAGCAGACGGCGGTTGGGCAGTTGTGT includes:
- a CDS encoding PAS domain-containing methyl-accepting chemotaxis protein; its protein translation is MRSNVHVTQRDYPLAEGDTLLSTTDLKGRIVYANDAFIKVSGFGREELYGKAHNVVRHPDMPSAAFEDMWATIRGGLPWSSLVKNRRKDGDHYWVRANASPIRHGGAVVGFLSVRTKASEDEIRAHETLYQRINTGARHLKVYRGFVVRVQGAAAWWARLRFVSVGVRLQGAMGALLVGGAAAMVTAAGVQTSVAGWWLAGLVAWCVAGGALAWWIHVGVVRPLQEVLAQARAVASGQKAEALMLQRGDEIGSLMRSVQQAGLNMLSLVSDIQGKATQVSHCATELQEGNTHLSERTEEAASSLEQAAAALDELTAAIRANSDKAALAAQRASLGAQAATLGAGTVQKVHHTMQGIASASQRVAEISALIDGIAFQTNLLALNAAVEAARAGEHGKGFAVVATEVRALSHKSALAARDIKTLIDASLAEVRSGTEAAVAAARTMDNAVESVHGLTALVQDIQHASREQALGVEQINGAVAQLEQMTQQNATLVRRSAELSGSLASQARHLDEAASVFQPKGLVP
- a CDS encoding bifunctional diguanylate cyclase/phosphodiesterase — translated: MRAAGLGPLPAQASSFAHRPQEEGDDGSLILAAMNAAPDGILLVDRTGRIVMANAAMETISGYPADELCGNSVSLFLPPALRDAHARHLESYFQAPSRRPMGMGRDLWIMRKDGRSLPVDIALGHTDAHGGTAVAFVRDISEVRRLEARMHFQATHDTLTGLINRWQFGQRLEQTIAESARSGQSFALLLLDLDDFKAVNDGYGHAAGDQVLLEVARRLKSVLRAGDALARLGGDEFTVLLPQITHAQDAEHAAAKLLDVLCQPYQMHGFELDFGASLGIALYPTDAQDAATLLRYADMAMYHAKESGRAHYAFYAPPLGIRMAEKLQLHERLKIALAYGGLALHYQPQVDVVTGRIQGVEALLRWTDPQLGEIPPDRFIPVAEATGLILALGAWVLDTACQQIAAWSGAGLPLRVAVNLSAQQLRQTDLVEQIERSLSLYGARPDLLEIEVTESEAMADPEQARRVLCRLQALGVCIALDDFGTGHSSLAYLKQLPVSRIKIDREFVRPLLHTSADATLVQAIIVLAQTLGLHVVAEGVESSEQLQLLVDFGCNAYQGWLYSRAVPPAHVAQLLQIDVESAPMVAAPV
- a CDS encoding Crp/Fnr family transcriptional regulator, with the translated sequence MKSESLARSGGCALCVGQQHCLLGRQNDQRRADWAPLVVERPMSKGELLLRQGELQPTFRIVKTGTVMLMCSGEDRVERPIGLFGSGQPLGTTGVLEQPAAVSCRALTAGRVCEVAIASASRQGLLDETFVRSLAQSYAQTNAWLAEWARIVRIRGVAGQLAATLLQLARIQRSTLVRLPSHVVLADLLSTTRETIARALRQLTLRQGLIRHDRWHCEIQREVLLGLAGGQKTPSASHTNA
- a CDS encoding tripartite tricarboxylate transporter substrate binding protein codes for the protein MLLSRPVVSRRASLLIALAAASPWAVAQNTAKAVAAAAPLAWPTKPLKIIVGFPAGSSPDLTARTFSEPLSKALGQPVIVDNKVGAGGNIGADAVAKSRDDHTIGLMINGNMTIARLLNPAVPYDPLKDLAPLSLIGTSPLILTAPVSQAGVPAGASARDFFVAARNGGDKWSYGTPGVGTVGHIGTELLKSRSNINPVHVPYPGYPQVANAMLGGQLQMALLPPALAQAQVRAGKLRAIGVTSAGRSPLAPEVPSLSEAGIQGFSLEIWNAFAAPSTMPKPIQAKLAAVISEIARSEEVRSKLFQQGWQTVGSSPEGLANRIKADTNLLGGVIAMRGIKAE
- the rpoH gene encoding RNA polymerase sigma factor RpoH, encoding MNIQSGTATMTLAPTNPWALVPALGNLDAYISAVNRLPLLTHDEEQTYARQLRDHNDVDAAGRLVMSHLRLVVSIARQYLGYGLPHGDLIQEGNVGLMKAVKRFDPDQGVRLVSYAMHWIKAEIHEYILKNWRMVKVATTKAQRKLFFNLRSMKQGFKADAAAADAATHRDTLSDHEIDSVAAQLNVKREEVIEMETRMSGGDVLLDPAPSDDGEQAFGPIAYLADASHEPTAMIESRQRDALATDGIATALASLDDRSRRIVEERWLKVNDDGSGGMTLHELAAVYGVSAERIRQIEVAAMKKMKKALAEYA